The following are encoded together in the Lactuca sativa cultivar Salinas chromosome 1, Lsat_Salinas_v11, whole genome shotgun sequence genome:
- the LOC111892090 gene encoding clavaminate synthase-like protein At3g21360 has product MASGNIFREIELPEQKPDSDGALFPAVLSPISNADFTSTAKLNGFEEAIKAHKPWLESLLQKRGAILFRGFPVNSTSDMNDVVEAFGFPEAFYVGGRASRTKILGRIYTTNEAPQDKTIPFHHEMAYVPDYPSKLFFFCQEAPRSGGETPIVLSHIIYDKMKEKHPDFVEKLEEHGLTYTKIMSDEDLPSSFTGSGWKSAYMTNDKNVAEERAAKLGTKLEWMGNSVKTITGPVPGIKFDKGSQRKTWFNSLANSYGGPANAEIYDDSRSIEFGNGEPLSDSAMKDCLRILEEECVAIPWKKGDVMLVNNLMVLHSRRPLIKPPRRILVSLCK; this is encoded by the exons ATGGCTTCAGGCAATATCTTCCGAGAAATCGAACTGCCTGAGCAAAAACCTGATAGCGATGGCGCTCTATTCCCGGCGGTGTTATCCCCAATCTCTAACGCTGATTTTACTTCAACAGCAAAACTCAATGGCTTTGAAGAAGCGATCAAAGCTCACAAGCCATGGCTCGAGTCTCTTCTCCAGAAAAGAGGTGCTATCCTCTTCAGAGGCTTCCCTGTAAACTCTACTTCGGACATGAACGATGTCGTGGAGGCATTTGGCTTCCCCGAAGCGTTCTATGTCGGTGGCAGAGCCTCTCGAACCAAAATCCTTGGCCGGATTTACACCACAAATGAAGCTCCTCAGGATAAGACTATTCCTTTCCATCACGAGATGGCTTAT GTTCCAGACTACCCCTCGAAGCTATTTTTCTTTTGCCAAGAAGCACCAAGAAGTGGGGGAGAAACTCCAATAGTTTTGAGTCATATCATCTACGACAAGATGAAAGAGAAGCACCCAGATTTCGTTGAAAAACTAGAGGAACATGGATTGACGTACACAAAAATAATGAGTGACGAGGATCTTCCATCATCTTTCACCGGCAGCGGTTGGAAGTCGGCATACATGACCAATGACAAGAATGTTGCAGAGGAAAG GGCAGCGAAGTTGGGCACAAAGCTGGAATGGATGGGAAATAGCGTAAAAACTATAACCGGTCCCGTGCCAGGCATAAAATTTGATAAAGGAAGTCAACGGAAAACATGGTTCAATAGTCTCGCAAATAGTTATGGTGGCCCCGCGAATGCTGAAATTTATGACGACAGCAGATCTATTGAGTTTGGGAATGGTGAACCTTTGTCGGATTCTGCCATGAAAGACTGTTTGAGAATCCTTGAAGAAGAGTGTGTTGCAATACCTTGGAAGAAAGGTGATGTCATGCTTGTTAATAATTTGATGGTTCTCCATAGCCGACGCCCACTAATAAAGCCACCTCGCCGCATTCTTGTCTCCCTTTGCAAGTGA